The Candidatus Acidiferrales bacterium genome contains a region encoding:
- a CDS encoding multiheme c-type cytochrome, giving the protein MARNMTATGFLPVAFLALLGVVGAPSAAGEARAGNPKISVEGEKCLQCHESFHPALVEQWKGSAHARARVDCYACHKAREGDPATFEHYMGLKIAVIVTPNYCASCHAQEAKEFAASRHSQGAQFIGSLDNILGEIVEGGPAAVNGCRQCHGSEVKYIGNGKFDPNTWPNSGIGRVNPDGSLGTCAACHGRHSFSAALARQPENCGKCHMGPDHPQIEIYNESKHGIQFRGNLQKMNLESKSWVVGKDYAAAPTCATCHMSATVNQPITHDAGARISYTLRPVISFKVENWQKRREAMQDVCSNCHASGWVENFYKQYDGTIDLYNEKFARPAKAIVDKLYADGKLTKTPFDEPIEWIFYELWHHEGRRARMGTAMMGPDYTQWHGFYEVAKHFYEKFLPEAERLQPGITADVLKTDFHRWKSGLTPEQVKQMLDFYKERYKQ; this is encoded by the coding sequence ATGGCTCGAAATATGACCGCGACAGGATTCCTTCCGGTCGCCTTTCTTGCGCTCCTGGGAGTCGTTGGCGCGCCGTCCGCCGCCGGCGAGGCCAGGGCCGGCAACCCAAAGATTTCGGTGGAGGGCGAGAAATGTCTCCAGTGCCACGAATCCTTCCATCCGGCGTTGGTCGAACAGTGGAAAGGCAGCGCCCACGCGCGCGCTCGAGTGGACTGTTACGCGTGTCACAAAGCGCGCGAAGGCGACCCGGCAACCTTTGAGCACTACATGGGCCTGAAGATCGCCGTCATCGTCACGCCCAACTATTGCGCCTCCTGTCACGCCCAAGAAGCCAAGGAGTTTGCCGCCAGCCGCCACTCCCAGGGAGCGCAGTTCATCGGTTCGCTTGACAATATCCTGGGCGAAATCGTGGAAGGCGGGCCGGCCGCCGTAAACGGCTGCCGCCAGTGTCACGGCAGCGAGGTGAAATACATCGGCAACGGCAAATTTGATCCCAACACCTGGCCGAACAGCGGCATTGGCCGGGTGAATCCCGACGGCAGCCTCGGCACCTGCGCCGCCTGCCACGGGCGCCACAGCTTCAGCGCCGCACTGGCCCGCCAACCGGAAAATTGCGGCAAGTGCCACATGGGGCCGGACCATCCTCAAATCGAGATCTACAACGAATCCAAGCATGGCATTCAGTTCCGCGGCAACCTCCAGAAGATGAATCTCGAAAGCAAGAGCTGGGTGGTGGGCAAGGATTATGCAGCGGCGCCCACCTGCGCCACCTGTCACATGAGCGCCACGGTCAATCAACCGATCACCCACGATGCCGGCGCCCGCATCAGCTACACCCTTCGCCCGGTCATCAGCTTCAAGGTAGAAAACTGGCAGAAGCGCCGCGAAGCCATGCAGGATGTCTGTTCCAATTGCCACGCCAGCGGCTGGGTGGAAAATTTCTACAAGCAATATGACGGCACGATAGACCTCTACAACGAGAAATTTGCCAGGCCGGCGAAGGCCATCGTGGATAAGCTCTACGCCGACGGCAAGCTGACCAAGACGCCGTTCGACGAACCAATCGAGTGGATTTTCTACGAACTCTGGCATCATGAGGGCCGACGTGCGAGAATGGGCACCGCCATGATGGGGCCGGACTACACGCAGTGGCACGGCTTCTATGAGGTCGCCAAGCATTTCTACGAAAAGTTCCTGCCGGAGGCCGAGCGCCTCCAGC